The following DNA comes from Nicotiana sylvestris chromosome 10, ASM39365v2, whole genome shotgun sequence.
GAACTCTAGCAGCTGCTTCCCCATGAGAGACTGGTTTATCTCTCCTAGTGTTTCAGTGGTCTGGTACGCAAGGTTGAATATTATGATGCTAATTTACTGACTAATATACGAGTATATGACAATATTTAAGTGGTTGAGGGTTTGACTTTTCCTACCCTCAATACCAAATTTATGCTAGTGATGTAAAGCAGGCCAGTTTCACTTTCCTCGAAGAGGAGTTTTCTCATTTCAATGTCGCCTGTTTGCATCAGATATTCAGATTTAAGTTGTTTTCTTGTATTAAAGTTAGAAAACTTAAGCTCATGCTAACAAATAAAAAAAGGATTTTTGGGGGTTGTTTTCTCAGTTTTGGGCACCTTAACTGCTGGCTGTGCTTTCtttcttcttggttttgatctAGCGACAATTTGATTGTTGAGTTTCAGGCCTCTCATGCCAACTCTGCGCATGATCAGTGTTTAGAAAAGCGATCGCTTCGTCGCTTAAAGCGCGAAGCGACAGTGTATCGCTTCTGGCTGCTCGAAGCGATGCGATCTTGAAAAGCGCGCGCTTCACTAGCTGAAGCGACGAAGCAAGAAAATCGACGAAGCGATCGCTTCTTTTACAAAAGCGCACTggccctttttaaaaaaaaaaaacttggggTCTGTTTTAATTTATACAAAAAAGACCCCTAAATAGTCACAACAGACCACTGCTTCTCCCGTCAAAACAGAGACATCGACAAAGGGCTAGGGTTGACCCCTTCTCTCTCAAGCAAGAAACAGACCACtgttgcttctgcttctgcttcttctgttgcttcttcttctgcgtctgtttcttcttcttcttcttcttcttcttcttcttctacttctacttcttcttcttcttcttcttcttcttctgcttcttctgcttCTTGCTTCTTTTGGCTACTACAAGTCGATCCCTATCCCTAATTGATGAAGATGAAAGTGATCATGAAgaggagggggaagaagaagatgacgagCAATATGAAGATAATAGAGGAATTCAAGATTTTGacaatcttgaagaagaagaagagtagaaGAATAAGATGTTGATTCTAGTAATTTAGTAGCTTTGATTTTACTTGTCCTATGGTTTGTGGATGATTTGGTGTTACCTAGTACCTACTTTTAAGTATTTAAATTGAAGTTTTTGATTATTTATAATTTTACATTATGTGTTTTAAGAATTGCGCTTCACTTTAATAAAGCGTGCGCTTCGCTTTGCGCTTCGCTTTGCGCTTCGCTTTTGAAGCGAGGCGAGCCCTTGTCGCTTTTTTGCGCTTCGCGCTCTCAAAAACACTGCGCATGATGTATCTATGCAACCGGATTGCTCTATTCTGTACTTTACTTGATATGAAACACTCATTCCAGGTGCCCTTTTGCTGGAAGAAGTCATTAGTTCTTGTGGTACGCATGGAATTCATGCTATCATTGACTCAGCGAAGACGCGATTTAGCGAGTCTCAGCAAGAAAAAGCATCTGGTGCTTCGAGCTGGTGGAAAGTAAGTGGAAAAGACTGTGTTGACAGCTTTGATGCTAATTAGCTTATTCAACTCTCTTCTCAATGCTCTATGCTATACATGGTCTTTGGTATGGGTATTATATATGTGAATGCATCTAGCATGAGTATGCTCAAATTCCAGCCTGAATTTTGAAAGATCCATCGTAAATAACTTTAGGTAATTGAAGAGTCTAGTTGAGGAGTAATAATGTAAAGAAGTAATCTCACAAGCAATTTTGGATCAGCAACCTTTTGTCGAACTGTGAATAGTACTCTAACTTGCTCGGCTATCTGCTCGTAGTTTTGTTTTGCATTGTGATCTACTTTTAATTTCAGCATTTGTCATATTATTTGCATTTTATGAGCGAAAAGTTTGTAAGTCTTATAATCTATTGGTTGATCTTGTTTAGTAAAGTCAAATGATTTCATCCATAGTACACCAAGATAGTCTCAAGGAGTATATTAAAATATGGGTGTGTGGGGTTTTATTCTATCAGACCTATTCAACTGttacaaaatgaaaaatgtcTTTACACCAGATATGTGATTCAAGAAAAATGACCTTTCTTTACTTCCCCTATCCTTCTCAATACAACATTTCCTAATACTCTCATTGTGTAATATCTAGAAAAGACACGCGTGCTGTCTCCCAAACTCTTTTCCTATGATCTCCTATTCTCTGTACGCTTCAGCATACAATTGGCAACATTGTCCTCATGCATACCCAACTAATGAGAGAACAGGGTAGAGAGAGTAGGAATCCTGCATTGTAGTGAGAGATGATCAGTATCCTCGCCACTCTTATTACACATCAATGGCACAGTCTCACCACAATCTTTCTTAATTCCCTAAGATTGTCAGCATTAAGAATTGCATTCCATACTGCACACAATATGGAAATATTGTTTTTTAATGCTCCATATTCCTCCTCCTGCTAAACCAATATAAGCATTTTACGAGTAACACTCTTGCACCATGCCCCCTGATACTCTTTACTTTTGGCAGATGAGGGAGGCCACACTCTTTGCTTTGGCTTCGGTGTCTGAACAATTACTTGAAGCTGAGGTTCGTGTTACTTGTAATACTTTAAATGGCGATTTCCTGACTTTCTTCTTgttaacttaaaaaataaaagagttcAGTGGCTGAAAGATTCATGTTGCTGTGTCTATTGCAGTAATTACTTATTTGTTGGATTTTCCTCTCAGGTCCCTGAAATGACTAAAGTCAGTTTAGGAAATACTTTAGAACAAATTCTTTCAGAAGACATGGCAACAGGTAAATCTGGTTTTGTAGATCAAATTGGATTTTATGTTACATGGTATGGAGATACATGTGTGAGGTTTACTGTATTGGATATAGTATTGACGGGCACTAAGGTAGATATTGAGATATCTCTAATAAATTAGTGCTCTCGTGGATTTTGCAGGGGTAAATGAATATCCCTTCTTATATGCCCGTATGTTCTCTTCTATTGCTAAGTTCTCCTCCATGGTAATTATCTCTGTAATTCCCATCAACGCAGTTAAgactttatcttttcttttgctATGCAACTATATGGCTCACAGTTAACTTGTTTGTTCAGGTCAGCCAGGGTCTAATTGAACACTTCCTATATACAGCTATCAAGGCACTTAGCGTGGATATGTGAGAACCTAATTTAGTACTTAATTCTTCtatcaaagaaaaataaagaacttGGTTATTAATGATGATTAACTACATATAGGCCTCCACCTGTAAAAGTAGGGGCATGTAGAGCACTTTCTCAACTTTTACCTGATACAAATAAAGAGATTCTCCGTCCTCATTTCTTGGATTTATTTTCATCACTCACAGATCTTCTTAAGCATGTAAGTAACTATGAAAGTAAACTTCCTCCTTACTGTCTATTTTTTTTCACTGTTGTTGAAGCTAAGGTTGAGTGTCTGCTCCACAGGCTTCTGATGAAACCATGCATCTAGTGCTTGAAACACTGCAGGAGACTGTAAAAGCAGGTTAGAAGAATATAAGACAGTATGAGTTCAACTTAGCATGCAGTACTGCTTTGGAGTTTCAAAGCTTTCTAGTGGAGTATCCTCCTAAAATTTTCGAAGCTCTCTTTGTTTGGAGTTTCTAACATATTTTTGCTTTTGTAGGCCCTGAGTTCGCAGTATCTACTGAGCCAGTTCTCTCTCCTATTATCCTCAATATGTGGGCTTCGAATGTTGCGGACCCTTTCGTCAGCATTGATGCTCTTGAGGTTCTGGAGGTAGTAATTGAAAGGCTTTTCTGTGATCACAAAAATCTAATGTAACAATGTTATATGTACTTCACCAGAAAATTGAATTGGCATGTACTGTATGCGTGATACAGTCTATAGATGGAAGTTCACTGTCAACTAGGTTAATTTTAGATGACAGGCTGAACTGTTAAAATCACCCAACGTCTTAGTGTGCTCGTTAAATCCTTTTTACTGTTCATGATTTAGTTATTTGACCATCTTTGGTATTGCTTGCTCTAGCAAAGTCTCCTCTCAAATTTAGCCAAAAATTGGATTGGTAGTGGATTGATGTTCGATCAAAACGGAAGGTCGACAAGTAGTATGTTCCTGTTTCTGCTTCCTTATGATTTTGATGGGCAGGTGTAAGCAAATCAAACTATGATGCAATGTCGCACCAAAACCAGGAGAACTTGGACTATTAACTGCATTTGTAAAAGTTATTTCTGTTTTTGAACCTATCTCCTTTCCTTGGTCTCAGGTTAATGAGCAACATATGTTTGTGGTTCGAAGTAACTGGACATCCGTAATGAGCctttttatgtgtgtgtgtgtgtgatcaTGTTATATATAATGTTTTCCTTTCAGATGAATTCTCACTTTTCATACAGTTATCTTATTGAATTTAAAGATTTCTGCTCTGTGACGTAGTTTGCTCACATACTTTTAGTTATATTACCTTCTGTTATAATGTAAATTGACCTCCAATTTCCCTTTTGCTTGCAGGCAATAAAAAATGCTCCCGGTTGTATGCACCCACTGGTTTCTCGAGTTTTACCTTATATTGGGCCCATTCTAAATAAAGTATGCATGTATTTTTAGGAATTAGATTATTACAGAACGTTTATATTAGTTGTAGTGTCTGATTGTTGTCGGCATCTTTCAGCCACATCAGCAGCCAGAGGGTTTAGTTGCTGGTTCACTAGATCTCGTGACGATGTTGTTGAAGGTGATGTTCCACGTAAAATAAGGATCTCTGTGAATACCATCTTTATGTAACTTCTATATTTCCTTTTTGACCGGAAGATATTCTGTTATAAAGTTTCTAATATATCAATTGTGTTTTATTTTAGAATGCCCCAACTCACATTGTAAAGGCGGTGTATGAAGTCTCTTTTGATCCTGTTGTTCGTATAGTCCTTCAAAGTGATGATCATAGTGAAATGCAGGTTAAATTTGTGGACTTTGTTTTCTACTTGACAATCGCTACATAACCTTTTGTTAGGATCACTTACTATGCTCAGAAGTTAGAAGTAACCTATTGGTGTTGGTTTGAGTCCAGAATGCAACACAGTGCTTAGCTGCTCTTATATCTGGAGGGAAAGAAGAATTGCTTGCTTGGGGAGGTGATACAGCATTCGCGATGAGAAGTTTGCTTGATGTGGCTTCAAGGTGGGGTTCTTATTCTTCCCTTTTCATGAGCCTTATTGAACCGTTGAATTTCAAGTTGTCTGGTTATCATGCTTCATTTTGTAATATGGGGCTGGTTGAGCTCATCGACCCATAATTTTTTTGGCTCAATGAATCTCTTCGATTTTCCTCTTTAACATGATGCATAGATGTTATATCAAGGTACATACATAACATAAGTTGATTAATCTGCTTAGGACTGTGCGACTTTGCTGTTATAATTGGAATTCCCAAAGgataagaatgaaaaaaaagattaTAAGGTGAAAGCTGAAATCGTTTAGATTGCTGTACTACTTTTACCGTAGACGTTTAAATCTATAGGAGCTTTATGCTTCTCATGTGCTCTTTCTTTCTTCTGGGGGGTGGGGGTGTGGCTCTGAGAGGGGTACAACCTGATGGTAAGAAAACCACATTTATACTGCTCTTGAGTATTAGTTTCTTCAGGTATTGGGAACCTGAGGCATCTACGATCTATGTTGCTCGAACTCTCCGAAAATGTCGCCGGGTGCGTGTCGGATACTCCAAAAGTAGTGTATTTTTGGAGAATCCGACACGGGTGGcaacattttggagagtccgcgcaacatagtCTACGATTGCTACATAAGTTTGAAGATCAGCTAGAAGGGATCATATTAAGCTTGTCCAGCTTTAACTTCTCCTCTGTTTATTCATGATTAACTTGAAGAAATTGCCTGTGGTCTGAATATGTTGCTttaggcttgattctcaagttaaaaaattgaaaaatgaggGCTGCAGAATCAGACATATCTACGATGTGGCTTAactgattgattgtttatgatCTTGCATGCAGGCTTCTGGATCCTGATCTAGAAAGTTCCGGAGCACTTTTTGTTGGGAGCTATATCCTTCAACTTATTCTGCATCTCccttcacaaatggctcaacatATCAGAGACCTGGTTGCTGCACTTGTGAGGCGCATGCAATCTTGTAAAATTTCTGGGTTAAGAAGCTCTTTGTTGGTTATTTTTGCCAGATTGGTATGGTTTTCTCGTCCTTATTTGAGGATCTGTCTTTACATTTTTGGCTGGTAACTGCTGATTTATGTAGTCTCGTTTCGTGTCGCACAATGAACTAAATTTGCATATATAGACATGCCACTTTTTGGTGGTAAATGTTAAAGGAAGTAAGGAGTAGACACGAAACGCAGTTGCTGACTCTACACAGACAAAAGGGTCTTTTTCCAGGGTAGCCTTTAATTCACAATATTTTGGGATGCTTTAGGATCAGAAttgttattttcttttcattttttctagaAACTGAAATTTAAGTAATCGTTTGCCTGCATATCTACTGACAACAATCACATATTATGATGTCTCTGCTGTTGCTTTGCTtttaaattagtgatttgataAACAAGATGTAAAAGATCTTTCCTTTACATAACTATCTGTAAGTTTTTCAGTAATGAATTTGTAGATCTTGGTGTTTTAATTGCCTTTTCTCATTGAACTTGTTGCTTCCCTATGTCTATGTAGGTCCACATGAGTGCTCCTCACGTTGAGCAATTTATTGAGTTGCTGATCTCAATTCCAGCGGAAGGTCATCCTAACTCCTTCGCTTACATCATGTTTGAGTGGACAAAGCAGCAAGGTAAGTAGACAGGCTTGTTGGTCCTTCAGCTCATTATGTTGGAACATGTAACTGCATTGTTTTGAGCAAATTATTGATCTTTTGTTCTACTTGCTTCATCTGTCTTGTAGTTTGCTTAGGGAATTATGCATCATGAGCTACATCTTGACAGCTGCTTGTATATTTACTCTGTACTAAAAGAACATACTAATATTCAGGGGAAATTCAGGGGGCTTACCAAATTAAAGTTACCACAACCGCTTTGGCTTTACTGTTATCTACAAAGCATGTTGAGTTGGGGAAACTGAATGTTCAAGGCCATCTAATTCAGGTTGGTTATACTTGTTGATTCTTCCGCAAGCAGAGTCCACCAATGACCTAAAATCTATTTTGTGGGTATTTCGAAGTCTACTGCAGGGATAACGACACGCTCAAAAGCTAAGACAGCTCCAGATCAATGGACGTTGGTGCCTCTTCCTGGAAAGGTATTTTTACCGTTCCCATATATGATAGTTGGTTTCAAAATTGATGTCAGCCTGTGTATTTTTTTCGTATTTTATAGCGCACAGGGCATGAAATATATGCCAACAAACTCGTTCTTGGGTTGACAGTTCTTGCTCACCAGTGCATGATAAATTGACCTCGTTACCAGAGTCTTTGTGTTTTCATCTGTGTTTCAGCATTTGTTCGAGACTTTTTTAATGCACTTTTTTTAATCGAAGTGTGTTTTATCGGCTGATATGTAATTTAACATTATTGAGTAGTAGCATCATCTTTTTTTTTAACAGAACTTATGTTTATGGACTTAATAGATTCTTGCTTCATTAGCGGACACCTTAATTGAAATTCAAGAGCAAGTTTTAGTTGGTGGCGACGAGGTAATTATAGTCCTTAAAACACTGTTAAGACAAGTCTATAGGTTTTCTAAATCTTGCACAAAATCATTGGCGCCAGGATAGTGATTGGGAAGAAGTTCAAGAGGGAGATGTCGAGACAGATGAAGCTGTGGTTTTATCAAGTAGTGTCATACCCCGTGGTAGACCATCCTATGATTACCTTGACGCGATGGCCAAGGCTTTCGATGAGGTTTTTGTCAAATGCTGCTATTCTTTCTCTATCTCCATCTGTCCATCCATCAATTTCCTTAAAAATTTGGTCATCATATTTTAATCCTTAATATGCTTTACTAGGACGGGGATGATGGAGACGATGATGACCTTCTTAGTGGTGCCGACCCCCTTAATGAGGTATTTGTTTAGAACAAATACATCATATCTGAATGCTATCATTCCTTCATGGAGTATAAACTGACCATCAATTCAATTGCGTCGGCAGATTAATCTGGTGAATTATATAGTAGATTTTCTCAAGAAGTTCGCTCATAGTGATGGAGCAATTTTTAGTCATCTTTTACAGGTCCATTCCAACTCTTATAAGTGACTCAATCGaatatataagtaaaatattataTATTGAACCTATATTATGGTTTTAACATCTGTTTTTTCCAGAGTTTGACGAAAGCTCAACAAGATGCAATTCAAATGGTGCTGAAGCAATGAGGATTCTTTTGTTGTACAAAAGGTGAGGACAATGTTCATTTGTGAAAGTTTCTGGTTTGGCCTacaaattttttattcttttcccCAAAATTGGCTCTGGTGAGAGTGGCTGTGAGTTTGTAAAGCGCGAAATTTCATATGTTTTTTTATgtattgttttccttttattaaaACGCGTAATATAATGTAGCAGTTTGTAGCTTCATATCTGTGTCAATCGTGAAACTACATGATGTGATTCATTCTTTTATTCCAGATAACATTTCCCTTGCTTCAAATTTCCCCATTATTTTCAGTCTTATTTGGTAGAAAAAGTTCTGGTTGTATACAGCTAGTTCTGTAGCAATTGATTAGTATGTGATATTGTGAAAGCTG
Coding sequences within:
- the LOC104228275 gene encoding uncharacterized protein; this translates as MSISLTCLYLAAVILKQFIKKHWQEDEEGFEHPVVSSDEKVAIRGLLLPLLDDPHRKICTAIGMAVASIAHCDWPEDWPDLLPSLMKCISDQTNMNAVHGALRCLALVSADLDDMMVPKLVPVLFPCLHTIVSSPQIYEKPLRMKALSIVYACTSMLGAMSGVYKAETTGMMAPMLPSWIKQFSLILEHPVQSEDPDDWSIRMEVIKCLNQFLQNFPSLMESQFRVFMGPLWQTFVSSLGVYTRSSIEGIEDPYDGRYDSDGAEQSLESFIIQLFEFLLTILGSPKFVKVVGSNVKELVYYTIAFMQTTDQQVHTWSIDANQYVADEDDNTYSCRASGALLLEEVISSCGTHGIHAIIDSAKTRFSESQQEKASGASSWWKMREATLFALASVSEQLLEAEVPEMTKVSLGNTLEQILSEDMATGVNEYPFLYARMFSSIAKFSSMVSQGLIEHFLYTAIKALSVDMPPPVKVGACRALSQLLPDTNKEILRPHFLDLFSSLTDLLKHASDETMHLVLETLQETVKAGPEFAVSTEPVLSPIILNMWASNVADPFVSIDALEVLEAIKNAPGCMHPLVSRVLPYIGPILNKPHQQPEGLVAGSLDLVTMLLKNAPTHIVKAVYEVSFDPVVRIVLQSDDHSEMQNATQCLAALISGGKEELLAWGGDTAFAMRSLLDVASRLLDPDLESSGALFVGSYILQLILHLPSQMAQHIRDLVAALVRRMQSCKISGLRSSLLVIFARLVHMSAPHVEQFIELLISIPAEGHPNSFAYIMFEWTKQQGEIQGAYQIKVTTTALALLLSTKHVELGKLNVQGHLIQSTAGITTRSKAKTAPDQWTLVPLPGKILASLADTLIEIQEQVLVGGDEDSDWEEVQEGDVETDEAVVLSSSVIPRGRPSYDYLDAMAKAFDEDGDDGDDDDLLSGADPLNEINLVNYIVDFLKKFAHSDGAIFSHLLQSLTKAQQDAIQMVLKQ